The following are from one region of the Streptomyces tuirus genome:
- a CDS encoding XRE family transcriptional regulator: MSDLDLLTQSLARSVKHWRAVRGFTLDVLAARAGVSRGMLIQIEQARTNPSLGTVVKIGDALGVSITTLLDYEQGPNVRVIPADQAVRLWHTDAGSYNRLLAGTEAPGPLEMWDWRLMPGESSPSDPHPAGTTELLHVTAGELTLTVDGVEHRVPAGASVHFEANVPHTYGNTGDAPMEMVMAVSVPPVT, translated from the coding sequence GTGTCGGACCTCGACCTGCTGACCCAGTCCCTGGCGCGGAGCGTCAAGCACTGGCGCGCGGTACGCGGCTTCACCCTGGACGTGCTCGCCGCCCGCGCGGGCGTCAGCCGCGGCATGCTCATCCAGATCGAGCAGGCCCGCACCAACCCCAGCCTCGGCACCGTCGTCAAGATCGGCGACGCGCTCGGCGTCAGCATCACGACCCTGCTCGACTACGAGCAGGGCCCGAACGTGCGCGTCATCCCGGCCGACCAGGCCGTACGGCTCTGGCACACCGACGCCGGCAGCTACAACCGGCTGCTCGCGGGCACCGAGGCGCCCGGCCCGCTGGAGATGTGGGACTGGCGGCTCATGCCCGGCGAGAGCAGCCCGTCGGACCCGCACCCCGCCGGCACGACCGAGCTGCTCCATGTCACGGCGGGCGAACTGACCCTCACCGTCGACGGCGTCGAGCACCGCGTGCCCGCCGGCGCCAGCGTCCACTTCGAGGCCAACGTCCCGCACACCTACGGCAACACCGGCGACGCCCCCATGGAGATGGTCATGGCCGTCTCGGTGCCGCCCGTGACCTGA
- a CDS encoding ArsR/SmtB family transcription factor: MSARMHLSSADDAHEAHPRSPGEEQFALAAELLALLGDRTRLALLHALTGGEADVTTLTEACGAARPAVSQHLARLRLAGLVDTRKEGRRVVYSLRDGHLRRLVDEALNVADHRLSDRPPHD; the protein is encoded by the coding sequence ATGAGCGCACGCATGCACCTGTCATCTGCGGATGATGCGCATGAGGCGCATCCGCGCAGTCCCGGCGAGGAGCAGTTCGCGCTCGCCGCCGAACTGCTGGCCCTGCTCGGGGACCGGACCCGGCTCGCCCTGCTGCACGCGCTGACCGGGGGAGAGGCCGACGTCACGACGCTCACCGAGGCGTGCGGGGCGGCCCGGCCGGCCGTCAGTCAGCACTTGGCGCGACTGCGCCTCGCGGGCCTGGTGGACACGCGCAAGGAGGGCCGCCGGGTGGTCTACTCACTGCGCGACGGCCATCTGCGCCGGCTCGTCGACGAGGCGCTGAACGTGGCCGACCACCGGCTCAGCGACCGGCCCCCGCACGACTGA
- a CDS encoding CoA-binding protein, translating to MYGDEATVRRILTELGDTWAVVGLSSNQRRAAYGVAAVLQRFGKRVVPVHPKAETVHGEKGYASLADIPFDVDVVDVFVNSDLAGAVADEAVAKGAKGVWFQLDVIDEAAYDRARAAGLEMVMDRCPAIEIPRLSHHGVRKP from the coding sequence GTGTACGGCGACGAGGCAACGGTCCGCAGGATCCTCACCGAGCTCGGCGACACCTGGGCCGTGGTGGGCCTGTCGTCGAACCAGCGGCGCGCGGCGTACGGCGTCGCCGCGGTGCTCCAGCGCTTCGGCAAGCGCGTGGTGCCGGTGCATCCGAAGGCGGAGACGGTGCACGGGGAGAAGGGCTACGCGAGCCTGGCGGACATCCCCTTCGACGTGGATGTCGTCGACGTGTTCGTCAACAGCGACCTCGCCGGAGCCGTCGCGGACGAGGCGGTCGCCAAGGGCGCGAAGGGCGTCTGGTTCCAGCTCGACGTCATCGACGAGGCGGCGTACGACCGGGCCCGCGCGGCGGGCCTGGAGATGGTGATGGACCGCTGCCCGGCGATCGAGATCCCACGGCTGTCCCATCACGGCGTACGGAAACCCTGA
- a CDS encoding DedA family protein codes for MHVQEWLETVPAVAVYALVGLVIGLESLGIPLPGEIILVSSALLASQHGEIDPVVLGASATAGAIIGDSIGYAIGRKGGRPLLAWLGNKFPKHFSEGHIATAERSFEKWGMWTVFFGRFVALLRIFAGPLAGVLRMPYWKFLIANVLGGIVWAGGTTAVIYYVGIVAESWLKRFSWLGLVAAVLVGLTSMLVIKRKAKKAQETQQAQPVAAAE; via the coding sequence TTGCACGTCCAGGAGTGGCTCGAAACCGTACCCGCCGTTGCCGTCTACGCACTGGTGGGGCTGGTCATCGGACTGGAGAGCCTGGGCATTCCGCTGCCGGGCGAGATCATCCTCGTCTCCTCCGCCCTGCTGGCCTCCCAGCACGGCGAGATCGACCCCGTCGTCCTCGGCGCCAGCGCCACCGCCGGCGCCATCATCGGCGACTCGATCGGCTACGCCATCGGCCGCAAGGGCGGACGGCCCCTGCTGGCCTGGCTGGGCAACAAGTTCCCCAAGCACTTCAGCGAGGGCCACATCGCCACCGCCGAGCGCTCCTTCGAGAAGTGGGGCATGTGGACCGTCTTCTTCGGCCGGTTCGTCGCCCTGCTCCGGATCTTCGCGGGCCCCCTCGCCGGCGTGCTGCGCATGCCGTACTGGAAGTTCCTCATCGCCAACGTCCTCGGCGGCATCGTCTGGGCGGGCGGCACGACCGCGGTCATCTACTACGTCGGCATCGTCGCGGAGTCCTGGCTGAAGCGCTTCTCGTGGCTGGGCCTGGTCGCGGCGGTCCTGGTGGGCCTCACGTCCATGCTGGTGATCAAGCGCAAGGCGAAGAAGGCGCAGGAGACCCAGCAGGCGCAGCCCGTGGCCGCCGCAGAGTAG
- a CDS encoding gamma carbonic anhydrase family protein — translation MAQRAMITGIGGREPEIDATAFVAPTASVIGGVTLGAGASVWYGAVVRGDVETISVGASSNVQDNCTLHADPGFPVTVGERVSIGHNAVVHGATVEDDCLIGMGATVLNGAVIGAGSLVAAQALVPQGMVVPAGSLVAGVPAKVKRPLTEEEKQGVTLNGTMYAELAKAHREVHA, via the coding sequence ATGGCGCAGCGGGCGATGATCACGGGGATCGGCGGCAGAGAGCCGGAGATCGACGCGACGGCGTTCGTGGCGCCGACGGCGTCGGTGATCGGGGGCGTGACGCTGGGGGCGGGGGCGAGCGTCTGGTACGGAGCCGTGGTGCGCGGCGACGTCGAGACGATCTCCGTCGGTGCGAGCAGCAACGTGCAGGACAACTGCACGCTCCACGCCGACCCGGGATTCCCGGTGACCGTCGGGGAGCGGGTGAGCATCGGGCACAACGCGGTGGTGCACGGGGCGACGGTCGAGGACGACTGTCTGATCGGCATGGGGGCGACGGTCCTGAACGGCGCCGTCATCGGGGCCGGTTCACTGGTCGCCGCGCAGGCGCTGGTGCCGCAGGGGATGGTGGTGCCGGCCGGGTCACTCGTCGCCGGAGTGCCTGCCAAGGTCAAGCGGCCCTTGACGGAGGAAGAGAAGCAGGGCGTCACCCTCAACGGCACGATGTACGCCGAGCTGGCGAAGGCGCACCGCGAGGTGCACGCGTAG
- a CDS encoding cation diffusion facilitator family transporter has translation MSDRHGHAHPHEHTPGHDHGNPPGHDHGHDHGNPPGHSPAHRHDRGHRHDRGHDDGHEHRHDHGHRHGLRHRMAHLLAPHSHETADKVDSALESSARGMRALWVSLVVLGVTALAQAVVVVLSGSVALLGDTVHNTADALTAVPLGIAFVLGRRAATRRFTYGYGRAEDLAGLVIVLTIAASAAFAGWTAVDRLLDPRPVQHVPAVAVAALVGFAGNEWVARYRIRVGRSIGSAALVADGLHARTDGFTSLAVLLGAGGSALGWHLADPVVGLAITAAIALVLRDAAREVFRRVMDAVDPALVDRAERALREVPGVRGVGELRLRWIGHRLRAEVAVVVDGDATVREAHRIAVDAEHALLHEVPRLTAALVHADPEPAPGESDPHLPLAHHIAA, from the coding sequence GTGAGCGACCGGCACGGGCACGCCCACCCTCATGAGCACACTCCCGGGCACGATCACGGAAACCCGCCGGGGCACGACCACGGGCACGATCACGGGAACCCGCCCGGCCACTCCCCCGCGCACCGGCACGACCGGGGGCACCGTCACGACCGAGGGCACGACGACGGCCACGAGCACCGGCACGATCACGGCCACCGGCACGGCCTGCGCCACCGGATGGCCCATCTCCTCGCCCCGCACTCCCACGAGACGGCCGACAAGGTCGATTCCGCTCTGGAGTCCTCGGCCCGCGGGATGCGGGCCCTCTGGGTCTCGCTCGTCGTCCTCGGCGTGACGGCACTGGCGCAGGCGGTCGTGGTGGTGCTCTCCGGGTCGGTGGCCCTGCTCGGCGACACGGTGCACAACACCGCGGACGCGCTGACCGCCGTCCCGCTCGGGATCGCCTTCGTGCTGGGCCGGCGCGCGGCCACGCGCCGCTTCACCTACGGCTACGGGCGGGCCGAGGACCTCGCCGGTCTCGTGATCGTGCTGACGATCGCCGCGTCCGCGGCCTTCGCGGGGTGGACGGCCGTGGACCGGCTGCTGGATCCGCGCCCGGTCCAGCACGTCCCGGCGGTCGCCGTGGCCGCCCTCGTCGGCTTCGCCGGCAACGAGTGGGTGGCGCGCTACCGCATCCGCGTCGGCCGCTCGATCGGCTCGGCCGCGCTGGTCGCCGACGGGCTGCACGCCCGCACCGACGGCTTCACCTCCCTGGCCGTGCTGCTGGGCGCGGGCGGCTCGGCCCTCGGATGGCACCTGGCCGACCCCGTCGTCGGGCTGGCGATCACCGCGGCGATCGCGCTGGTGCTGCGGGACGCGGCCCGGGAGGTGTTCCGCCGGGTGATGGACGCCGTCGACCCGGCCCTGGTGGACCGCGCCGAGCGGGCGCTGAGAGAGGTGCCCGGGGTGCGTGGGGTGGGTGAGCTGCGGCTGCGCTGGATCGGCCACCGGCTGCGCGCCGAGGTGGCGGTCGTGGTGGACGGCGACGCGACGGTGCGCGAGGCCCATCGCATCGCCGTGGACGCCGAGCACGCGCTGCTGCACGAGGTACCCCGGCTGACCGCGGCCCTGGTGCACGCCGACCCCGAGCCGGCCCCCGGCGAGAGCGACCCCCATCTGCCGCTGGCCCACCACATCGCGGCGTAG
- a CDS encoding acyltransferase produces MPKRKNTFSSWRRSLTQRAVHAGWAWLQRTASVTAEHPGRYRFGAMGTGTRLAFPLGTVFGEPWIHLGSHCIIGEQVTLTAGLMPDLDLGPDPILRLGDGVVLGRGSHVIADTTVTIGSDCYFGPYVYVTSTNHSYDDPHEPIGKQWPRMEPVEIGPGCWIGTGAVILPGARIGRNVVVAAGAVVRGTVPDHAVVAGAPARVVRRWTPADGWQPPLRTPAPVPIPDGVTPEQLRALSGLDEETAARLAELDEEAPGLAELEPGA; encoded by the coding sequence GTGCCGAAGCGCAAGAACACGTTCTCATCCTGGCGGCGGAGCCTCACGCAGCGCGCTGTCCACGCGGGCTGGGCCTGGTTGCAGCGGACGGCCTCCGTCACCGCCGAGCACCCCGGCCGGTACCGCTTCGGCGCGATGGGAACAGGTACCAGACTCGCCTTCCCCCTCGGCACGGTCTTCGGCGAGCCATGGATCCATCTCGGCTCCCACTGCATCATCGGCGAGCAGGTCACCCTCACCGCGGGCCTGATGCCCGACCTCGACCTCGGCCCGGACCCGATCCTGCGCCTCGGCGACGGCGTCGTCCTGGGCCGCGGCAGCCACGTCATCGCCGACACGACGGTCACGATCGGCAGCGACTGCTACTTCGGCCCCTACGTCTACGTCACCTCCACGAACCACTCCTACGACGATCCGCACGAGCCGATCGGCAAGCAGTGGCCGCGGATGGAGCCCGTGGAGATCGGGCCCGGCTGCTGGATCGGCACGGGAGCGGTGATCCTGCCCGGCGCCCGGATCGGGCGGAACGTGGTGGTGGCCGCGGGTGCGGTCGTACGGGGCACGGTGCCCGACCACGCCGTGGTGGCGGGCGCGCCCGCCCGCGTCGTACGGCGCTGGACCCCTGCCGACGGCTGGCAGCCACCGCTGCGCACGCCCGCGCCGGTGCCGATACCCGACGGCGTCACCCCCGAGCAGCTCCGAGCACTGTCGGGCCTGGACGAAGAGACGGCGGCCCGGCTGGCGGAGCTGGACGAGGAGGCGCCGGGACTCGCGGAGCTGGAGCCGGGGGCCTGA
- a CDS encoding YbaK/EbsC family protein, with amino-acid sequence MRAPIGHFDDARPAPACLDELTGPVAEAVRHWQGGVPAEQIVYVDTDPEWADTATFVEHYGRDLLERSANCVVVSGKRGGESTLAACVVLSTTRVDVNGVVRRRLGARKASFASMDTATGETGMEYGGITPLGLPDGWPLLVDAAVVDLPYVLVGSGRRRGKLLVPGKAFAELPHAEVLEGLGVS; translated from the coding sequence ATGCGCGCACCCATCGGACACTTCGACGACGCCCGGCCGGCCCCCGCCTGCCTCGACGAACTCACCGGCCCGGTCGCCGAGGCCGTACGCCACTGGCAGGGCGGCGTCCCCGCCGAGCAGATCGTCTACGTCGACACCGACCCGGAGTGGGCCGACACCGCCACCTTCGTGGAGCACTACGGGCGGGATCTGCTGGAACGGTCGGCGAACTGCGTGGTGGTCTCGGGCAAGCGGGGCGGCGAGTCCACGCTCGCGGCATGCGTCGTGCTGTCCACCACCCGGGTCGACGTGAACGGCGTGGTGCGCCGCCGGCTCGGTGCCCGCAAGGCCTCCTTCGCCTCGATGGACACGGCGACCGGCGAGACCGGCATGGAGTACGGCGGCATCACCCCGCTCGGGCTGCCGGACGGCTGGCCCCTCCTGGTGGACGCCGCCGTCGTCGACCTGCCGTACGTGCTGGTCGGCAGCGGGCGGCGGCGCGGCAAGCTGCTGGTCCCGGGCAAGGCCTTCGCCGAACTGCCGCACGCCGAGGTGCTGGAGGGGCTCGGGGTCTCCTGA
- a CDS encoding DMT family transporter, which yields MTALFALATSLLWGLADFGGGLLTRRAPALTVVVVSQSIAVVVLGAVVVATGGWSEAGPQLWFAVAAGLVGPVAMLAFYKALALGPMGVVSPLGSIGVAVPVGVGLVLGERPGLLQFTGILVAVAGVCLAGGPQFRGAPVQRQAIALTLLAAFGFGAVMALIAEASTTLTGLFLALFVQRVTNVAAGGLALFVSVRRGAPALPADGFPWRALPALAFVGLADVAANGTYSIAAQHGPVTVAAVLASLYPVVTAAAARGILRERLRAVQAAGAGLALVGTVLLASG from the coding sequence ATGACAGCGCTCTTCGCCCTGGCCACCAGCCTGCTGTGGGGGCTGGCCGACTTCGGCGGCGGTCTGCTGACCCGGCGCGCGCCCGCGCTCACGGTGGTCGTGGTGTCGCAGTCGATCGCGGTCGTGGTGCTCGGCGCGGTCGTGGTGGCGACCGGCGGGTGGAGCGAGGCGGGGCCGCAGCTGTGGTTCGCCGTGGCGGCCGGGCTGGTCGGTCCGGTGGCGATGCTCGCCTTCTACAAGGCGCTCGCGCTGGGGCCGATGGGCGTGGTCTCGCCGCTCGGGTCGATCGGCGTGGCGGTGCCGGTCGGGGTGGGACTGGTGCTGGGCGAGCGCCCCGGCCTGCTGCAGTTCACCGGCATCCTGGTGGCCGTGGCCGGCGTGTGCCTCGCGGGCGGTCCCCAGTTCCGCGGCGCTCCCGTCCAGCGGCAGGCCATCGCCCTGACGCTGCTCGCGGCGTTCGGCTTCGGCGCGGTGATGGCCCTGATCGCCGAGGCGTCGACGACACTGACCGGCCTGTTCCTCGCCCTGTTCGTGCAGCGGGTGACGAACGTCGCCGCGGGCGGTCTTGCGCTGTTCGTGTCCGTGCGACGCGGGGCGCCGGCCCTTCCGGCGGACGGCTTCCCCTGGCGCGCCCTGCCCGCCCTCGCCTTCGTCGGCCTCGCGGACGTCGCCGCCAACGGCACGTACTCGATCGCGGCACAGCACGGCCCGGTGACGGTCGCAGCCGTGCTGGCCTCCCTGTACCCGGTGGTGACGGCCGCGGCGGCACGGGGCATCCTGCGCGAACGGCTGCGGGCGGTACAGGCCGCGGGAGCGGGCCTGGCCCTGGTGGGCACGGTCCTGCTGGCCTCGGGCTGA